Proteins from one Chitinophagales bacterium genomic window:
- a CDS encoding aconitate hydratase encodes MVFDLDMIKEVYKKIPARVKQAKEVVGKPLTLSEKILYSHLWEGAAEEAFERAKSYVNFAPDRVAMQDATAQMALLQFMQAGKKKAAVPSTVHCDHLIQARIGADEDLQDAMNKNNEVFNFLESVSNKYGIGFWKPGAGIIHQVVLENYAFPGGMMIGTDSHTVNAGGLGMVAIGVGGADAVDVMAGMPWELKFPKLIGVKLTGKLNGWTAPKDVILKVAGILTVKGGTGAIVEYFGEGAKSMSCTGKGTICNMGAEIGATTSTFGYDESMERYLKATGRAEVAELANGIKEHLTGDPEVYAEPEKYFDQVIEIDLSTLSPHLNGPFTPDLATPIAEMREKAKKNDWPMEVQWGLIGSCTNSSYEDMSRAESIAKQAVEKKLKPKSSFGINPGSEQVRFTIERDGIIETFEKLGTRVFTNACGPCIGQWNRAGSEKGEKNTIVHSFNRNFAKRADGNPNTHAFVTSPEMVAAIAISGDLGFNPITDTLTNEDGEEVKLDPPTGFELPEKGFDVEDSGYQEPAKDGSAVDIVVKPDSKRLQLLTPFEPWDGKNLTGIKLLIKAKGKCTTDHISMAGPWLRYRGHLDNISDNTLTGAVNAFNDETDKVKSQLTGEYDSVPNTQRKYKESGVPTIVVGDHNYGEGSSREHAAMQPRHLGVKAVLVKSFARIHETNLKKQGLLGLTFDNEADYDKIQEDDTFNFLDLDQFETGKPINIEVVHADGSKDLIKTNHTYNEQQIGWYRAGSALNLIRELNK; translated from the coding sequence ATGGTTTTCGACTTGGATATGATTAAAGAGGTTTACAAAAAGATTCCCGCACGTGTTAAGCAAGCTAAGGAAGTTGTAGGAAAACCTTTAACACTATCTGAAAAAATTCTTTATTCCCACCTTTGGGAAGGCGCTGCAGAAGAAGCTTTTGAAAGAGCTAAGTCTTATGTCAATTTTGCCCCTGATCGCGTAGCGATGCAAGATGCAACTGCTCAAATGGCTTTGCTTCAGTTTATGCAAGCCGGCAAAAAGAAAGCAGCAGTTCCTTCTACGGTACACTGCGATCACTTGATTCAGGCAAGAATTGGTGCTGATGAAGATTTGCAGGATGCAATGAATAAAAACAATGAGGTTTTTAATTTCCTGGAATCTGTATCAAATAAATACGGTATTGGATTCTGGAAACCCGGTGCAGGTATCATTCACCAGGTGGTTTTGGAAAATTATGCTTTTCCTGGAGGAATGATGATCGGTACTGATTCACACACCGTAAATGCCGGAGGACTTGGAATGGTCGCTATTGGTGTAGGTGGTGCCGATGCAGTAGATGTAATGGCCGGAATGCCCTGGGAATTGAAATTTCCTAAATTGATCGGTGTGAAATTGACCGGAAAATTAAACGGCTGGACTGCTCCAAAGGATGTAATCTTGAAAGTAGCTGGCATTTTGACCGTAAAAGGCGGAACCGGAGCCATTGTGGAATATTTTGGCGAAGGAGCAAAATCCATGAGCTGTACCGGAAAAGGCACCATTTGTAATATGGGTGCTGAAATCGGTGCGACTACTTCAACCTTTGGCTATGACGAATCCATGGAACGATACCTTAAAGCCACCGGAAGAGCGGAAGTTGCTGAATTGGCCAATGGCATAAAAGAACATTTAACAGGAGATCCTGAGGTATATGCCGAGCCTGAAAAATATTTTGATCAGGTGATTGAAATTGACCTTTCAACATTGAGCCCGCATTTAAACGGACCATTTACACCTGATTTGGCTACACCCATTGCTGAAATGAGAGAAAAAGCCAAGAAAAACGATTGGCCAATGGAAGTACAGTGGGGACTGATCGGTTCTTGTACCAACTCTTCCTACGAGGATATGTCAAGAGCTGAATCCATTGCCAAACAGGCGGTTGAGAAAAAATTGAAACCTAAATCCAGTTTTGGAATCAATCCGGGATCTGAACAGGTGCGCTTTACTATTGAAAGAGACGGTATTATCGAAACCTTTGAAAAACTCGGCACCCGGGTTTTTACCAATGCTTGTGGCCCATGTATCGGACAGTGGAATCGTGCGGGTTCTGAAAAAGGAGAGAAAAATACCATTGTGCATTCATTCAATAGAAACTTTGCCAAAAGAGCAGATGGAAATCCAAACACACATGCATTTGTAACTTCCCCAGAAATGGTTGCCGCTATTGCAATTTCAGGAGATTTGGGCTTCAATCCCATTACCGATACCTTGACCAATGAAGATGGGGAAGAAGTGAAATTGGATCCACCCACAGGCTTTGAATTGCCCGAAAAAGGTTTTGATGTAGAAGATTCCGGTTATCAGGAACCTGCAAAAGACGGAAGCGCTGTGGATATTGTGGTAAAACCTGACAGCAAGCGTTTGCAATTGCTTACTCCATTTGAACCCTGGGATGGCAAAAATTTGACCGGTATAAAATTGCTGATAAAAGCAAAAGGCAAATGTACGACCGACCATATTTCAATGGCCGGTCCTTGGTTGCGCTACAGAGGACATTTGGATAATATTTCTGACAATACCCTGACTGGTGCAGTAAATGCATTCAATGATGAAACTGACAAAGTAAAAAGTCAACTGACCGGTGAATACGATTCTGTCCCCAATACACAGAGAAAATACAAGGAATCAGGCGTACCTACCATTGTTGTGGGAGATCACAATTATGGAGAGGGTTCTTCAAGGGAACACGCTGCTATGCAGCCACGCCACCTTGGAGTTAAAGCTGTTTTGGTGAAATCATTTGCCAGAATTCATGAAACCAATCTTAAAAAACAAGGCTTGTTGGGACTTACATTTGACAATGAGGCAGATTATGATAAAATTCAGGAAGATGATACATTCAACTTCTTGGATTTGGATCAGTTTGAAACCGGCAAACCAATTAATATTGAAGTGGTGCATGCCGATGGTTCTAAAGACTTGATTAAAACCAATCATACCTACAATGAACAACAAATTGGCTGGTACAGGGCTGGTAGTGCTTTGAATTTAATCAGAGAACTGAATAAATAA
- a CDS encoding WbqC family protein codes for MQKTLLIELDYLAPIAYYSLLLKYNKVFIEACESFVKATYRNRCEILGPNGRQILSIPVKGGRSHSQAYRQTKIDYTQDWQRNHWNSIRAAYGRSPYFEHYSPYFEKFYDTQHQSLFDFNLSLLETTLKLLKTEVDFSLTNNFEKTVPGIEDWRSCIHPNPEKDKSSEVLSSKPYLQVFSDRHSFQSNLSILDLLFNEGPNAESILLNSD; via the coding sequence ATGCAAAAAACGCTGCTTATTGAGTTGGATTATCTGGCTCCCATTGCTTATTACAGCCTGCTTTTAAAATACAACAAAGTGTTTATCGAGGCATGTGAATCTTTTGTGAAAGCCACATACAGAAATCGCTGTGAGATACTGGGGCCAAACGGAAGACAAATTTTAAGTATTCCGGTTAAGGGGGGCAGAAGCCACTCACAAGCTTATCGCCAAACTAAAATCGACTATACGCAGGATTGGCAACGCAATCACTGGAATTCCATCCGCGCGGCTTATGGGCGTTCTCCTTATTTTGAGCATTACAGTCCTTATTTTGAAAAGTTTTACGATACCCAACATCAATCGCTTTTTGATTTTAATCTGTCACTTTTGGAAACCACGCTCAAACTGTTGAAAACAGAAGTAGATTTTTCATTGACAAATAATTTTGAGAAAACAGTTCCCGGAATAGAGGACTGGCGCTCATGCATTCACCCGAATCCCGAAAAGGACAAATCAAGTGAAGTGTTGAGTTCCAAACCGTATTTACAGGTTTTCAGCGATCGGCACAGTTTTCAAAGCAATCTCAGTATTCTTGATCTGCTTTTTAATGAAGGGCCGAATGCAGAAAGTATTTTGTTAAATTCTGATTGA
- a CDS encoding ABC transporter permease, translating into MNIWLNVLLALKAIMGNKLRTTLTFSIIAIGIMALVGILTSIDSIKASLRSNFTLLGANTFVIQNKGIGIRSRGSKQEQTRDITLEEARNFKRQFESKAAVSISSRVSNIATIKWEQEKTNPNITLIGSDENYLSASGYNIQEGRNFSPFEIEKGVNVVILGQGVYKQLFSSRTKAEGVRLYVGNIPYQVIGILEEKGSSMVSSDNMVLIPLRSALSKFSERKFQFDINVLTPQAEALDLLVSDAIGLFRVVRGLHPREENDFAINRSDKLASTVIDELQYISLAATLIGLITLLGAGIGLMNIMLVSVSERTREIGVSKALGASNKMIRFQFLTEAIVICQIGGLLGIVLGILAGNAVSLLIGGSFIIPWLWIGLGIAFCFLIGLLAGIYPALKAAKLDPIEALRYE; encoded by the coding sequence ATGAATATTTGGCTGAATGTTTTACTGGCACTTAAAGCTATAATGGGCAATAAGTTGAGAACTACACTCACATTTTCCATTATTGCCATTGGCATTATGGCCTTAGTAGGCATCCTGACTTCAATTGACAGTATAAAAGCATCTTTGCGTTCTAATTTTACGCTTTTGGGCGCCAATACTTTTGTCATTCAAAACAAGGGCATAGGAATCAGGAGCAGGGGAAGCAAACAAGAGCAAACCCGTGATATTACACTGGAAGAGGCGCGAAATTTTAAGCGACAATTTGAATCCAAAGCTGCGGTGAGTATTTCATCGCGGGTGAGCAATATAGCAACGATTAAGTGGGAGCAGGAAAAAACCAATCCGAATATTACACTTATTGGTTCTGATGAAAATTACCTTTCGGCATCGGGTTATAATATTCAAGAGGGTAGAAATTTTTCGCCATTTGAAATTGAGAAAGGCGTAAATGTAGTTATACTGGGGCAAGGTGTCTATAAACAATTGTTCAGTTCACGCACCAAAGCAGAAGGAGTACGCCTTTATGTGGGGAATATTCCATACCAGGTAATAGGAATACTTGAAGAAAAGGGCTCCAGCATGGTAAGCTCCGACAATATGGTTTTAATTCCCCTGCGGTCTGCATTGTCTAAATTTTCTGAGCGCAAATTTCAATTTGACATAAATGTGTTAACACCCCAGGCAGAAGCACTTGATTTATTGGTGAGTGATGCAATTGGTCTTTTCAGGGTTGTTCGTGGTTTGCATCCACGCGAAGAAAATGATTTCGCAATCAATAGAAGCGATAAACTGGCAAGTACGGTAATTGATGAATTGCAGTATATATCACTTGCAGCTACTTTAATAGGACTTATTACCTTACTTGGAGCTGGCATAGGTTTGATGAATATTATGCTGGTTAGCGTCTCTGAACGCACCCGTGAAATAGGTGTGAGCAAAGCATTGGGCGCATCTAATAAAATGATCCGCTTTCAGTTTTTGACAGAAGCCATCGTGATTTGTCAAATTGGAGGCCTGTTGGGCATTGTTCTGGGCATATTGGCAGGAAATGCCGTTTCACTGTTAATTGGCGGGAGCTTTATCATTCCCTGGCTGTGGATTGGCCTGGGCATTGCTTTCTGCTTTTTAATCGGTTTGCTGGCAGGAATATACCCGGCACTGAAAGCAGCAAAGCTCGATCCTATTGAGGCGCTAAGGTATGAGTGA